The region GCGTCGGCATCCGCGTGCAGGACCTCTTCGACGAGTCGATCCTGCGGCAGAAGATCGAGGGCGCGCTCGACTCGAAGAACCACCTGCTCACGAAGGTCTACAACCGCCGCGCCGTCACGTGCGACGAGATCTTCGACGACCTCACCTCCTACGTCGAGCGGCTGCGGCCGATGGTCGCCGACACGGGCCTCGAGCTCTCGCGCGCCCTCGACGACGGTCGCACCGTCGTGTTCGAGGCCGGCCAGGCGACGATGCTCGACATCGACCACGGCACCTACCCGTTCGTGACCTCGTCGACCGCGACGGCCGCCGGTGCGGCCTCCGGCTCGGGAATCGCCCCCTCGCGCCTCGACCGCGTGATCGGCATCGTCAAGGCGTACACGACGCGCGTCGGCGCGGGCCCGTTCCCGACCGAGCTCTTCGACGAGTGGGGCGAGCTGCTGCGCAAGCAGGGCTTCGAGTTCGGCACCACGACCGGGCGCCCGCGCCGCTGCGGCTGGAACGACACCGTGCTGACCCGCTACGCCTCGCGCATCAACGGCCTCACCGACATCGTGCTCACGAAGCTCGACGTGCTCACCGGCATCGAGTCGATCCCGGTGTGCGTCGCGTACGACGTCGACGGCGAGCGCTTCGACGAGCTGCCCGTCTCGCAGAGCGACTTCCACCACGCGAAGCCGATCTACGAGTCGCTGCCCGGCTGGAGCGAGGACATCACCGGGGCGCGCGAGCTCTCCGACCTCCCGGCGAACGCGCGGGCCTACGTGCGCTTCCTCGAGGAGCGCTCCGGCAGCCGCATCTCGGCGATCGGCGTGGGCGCCGACCGCGAGGCGATCGTGCAGGTGCACGACCTCATCGACTGAGTGCCGCGCGGCCCTCGCGTCAGACGATCGCGAGCGGCTCCGTGTTCGTCGAGACCGTCGCGCGGGAGCCGAGCCCGCCGGCCCGGCCGAGCTGGACGAGCTTCGCGATCGCCGCGAGCAGCAGGGCCACGAGCAGCAGGTTGCGCGCCGAGAGCAGCAGCACCGCGAACCACTCGAGGCGCACGAGCGGCATGTAGAAGATCGGGAAGACGAGCGTCGTCAGCAGCGACGTGACGAGCAGCAGCGCCGTCATCCGCCGCCACCAGGCGGTGGGCCGCGCCATCGCGACCGCGGCGATCGGCAGCAGCCACAGCAGGTACTGCGGCGAGCCGACCTTGTTGAAGACGATCGATGCGGCGACGAGCGCGAAGGCACCGACGAGCAGCAGCTCGCGCGAGTCGGCGCCGCGCCGCCTCGCCCAGAGCAGCAGCACCGCGATGCATGCGACCGCGGCGATGAGCAGCGGCGTCGAGAGCAGGATCGCCCCGCCGTCGAGCGGACCGACGACCTCGCGCGTCGCGAGCGCCCGGTTCTGATAGACGCGGGAGCCGAACACGTCGAGCGCTGCCGCCCACACCCACGGCGTCGCGATCGGCGCCTCGAGCTGCAGCGCGCGGTCGGTCTGCATCGTGAGGAAGCTCATCAGGTGCGGGATGCCGCCGAGCGTCGCGCTGATCGCGGCGGTCGCGGCGGTGACGCCGAAGCCGGCGAGCACGACGAGCCAGCGGTCGCGGTGCACCGCGACGATCGCCGCGATCACCATCGCGGGCCACACCTTGATCCAGGTCGCGACCGCGAGCAGCGCGCCCGCGACGAGCGGGCGGCGCGAGAGCCACACGAGCCCGACGATGACGAGCGGGCCGGTGATGCCCTCGAGGCGCAGCAGCGCGACGGGGCTCAGCAGCAGGAAGCCGAGCATGAAGGCGTGCGCGGCGAGCATGCCCCGACGGCTGCGACCGCCATCGCTCAGCACCCAGACGGCCCACCAGTTGAGCGCGGCCGTCATGAGGAACCACAGCAGCTGGTAGAGCGGGGCGCCGAGCAGGTTGGCCGCGCCGATCGGCAGCCACGCGAGCAGCGGGTAGACCCAGTCGGCGTCGATCCCGACGATCTCGTCGCCCTCGAACGCGGCCATCGCCCACTCACGGTAGAGCGGCAGGTCACCGACCGTGCCGCCCGCGATGATCGCCGGCAGCAGGGCGAGCAGCGAGGCCCCGTGCAGCAGCAGGAAGGCGCGCACGAGCCAGCGGCGCGTGAGCATGCGGTCGGCGAAGTCGGCGGCCTGGGCCCGACGGATGATCCGCGGAGCGACTGCCGCGCGATCGTTCGTCTGCCCAGTCAAGCGATCTCCTCGTCCCGTGTGCCGCGTCAGCGTATGGCGCGTTGCTGAGAGCCTGCCAGTCAGATGACGCCGAGCGCCAGCATCGCGTCCGCGACGCGGTTGAAGCCGGCGATGTTCGCGCCCGCGACGTAGTCGCCCGGCCGACCGTACTCCTCCGCCGTCTCGGCGCAGCGGTCGTGGATGCCCTGCATGATCTCCCGCAGGCGCGCATCCGTGTGGTCGAAGGTCCAGGAGTCGCGCGAGGCGTTCTGCTGCATCTCGAGGGCGCTCGTCGCGACGCCGCCGGCGTTGACGGCCTTGCCGGGCGCGAACGCGATGCCCGCCGCGGCGAAGACGCGGGCCGCGCCCTGCGTCGCGGGCATGTTGGCGCCCTCGCCGACGACGGTGCAGCCGTTCCGCACGAGCGTCGCGGCGTCGTCCTCGTCGAGCTCGTTCTGCGTCGCGCACGGCACGGCGATGTCGCACGGCACGGTCCAGATGGATGCGTCGGCGGTGAAGGAGGCGTGCGGTCGGCGCTCGACGTACTCGGCCATGCGGCCGCGGCGCACCTCCTTGATCTCCTTCACGAGCTCGAGGTCGATGCCCCGCTCGTCGACGACGAAGCCGGAGGAGTCGCTGCACGCGATGACGGTGCCGCCGAGCTGCTGCACCTTCTCGATCGCGTAGATCGCGACGTTGCCGGAGCCGGAGACGACGACGCGCTTGCCCTCGAAGCTCTCGCCGCGCGAGCGCAGCACCTCCTCGAGGAAGTAGACGGTGCCGTAGCCGGTCGCCTCCTTCCGCACTTGCGAACCGCCCCACGTGATGCCCTTGCCCGTCAGCACGCCCGACTCGTACTCGTTCGTCAGCCGCTTGTACTGGCCGAACATGTAGCCGAGCTCGCGGCCGCCGACGCCCATGTCGCCCGCGGGCACGTCGGTGTACTGGCCGATGTGGGTGCGCAGCTCGGTCATGAACGACTGGCAGAAGCGCATGATCTCGGAGTCGGACTTGCCCTTCGGGTCGAAGTCGCTGCCGCCCTTGCCGCCGCCGATCGGGAGGCCCGTGAGGGAGTTCTTGAAGATCTGCTCGAAGCCGAGGAACTTGATGATGCCGAGGTAGACGCTCGGGTGGAAGCGCAGGCCGCCCTTGTACGGGCCGAGCGCCGAGTTGAACTGCACCCGGAAGCCGCGGTTGATCTGCACGACGCCCGCGTCGTCGATCCACGGCACGCGGAAGATGATCTGCCGCTCGGGCTCGACGATGCGGTTGAGGATCTGCGCGTCGACGTAGTCCGGGCGCTTCGAGACCACCGGACCGAGGCTCTCGAGCACCTCGAAGACGGCCTGGTGGAACTCGGCCTCGCCGGGGTTGCGGTGCAGGACGTCCGCGTAGACCGGCTCGAGGTGGGGGTGGAGCTGCGACAAACGAGGCCTCCGTCACGTGTCAGACAACCGGTCGATCGTACCGCAGGGGTGCCGGAGGCCCCCTGCGGGTCGTCGCCCGCTCACGCTCCGGCGCGCAGCACGCCCTCGAGGCCCGCGTCGGGCCGCCGACCGGTGAGCAGGCGGAGGGCCTCGATGCCCGCGCCGCGGGCGGATGCGTTGGCGGCGGCGAGGTGCAGGGCGTCGAGCACGTGCGCGGGCACGGGCGCCCACGCGATGCCCGCGGCGTCGGCGATGTCGATGCCGTGCACCGTCAGCTCGAACACCCGCGTGCGCAGGTACTCGCCGAGCCGCATCGCGATCGTCGCGCCGCCGCCGATCGCGATGCGGCGGTCGAGGCCGGCGGCGGCGATCGCGGTCGCGGCCTCGACGTGCATCGCCTCGATCTCGGCGGCGAGGTCGTCGCCGAGCGCCGCGCCGGCCGCGCGGCCGCGCAGCAGGATCGCCTCGTCGTCGCCGTGCTGTCGCAGCACGACCTCGAGGTACTCGCTCGCCGAGTGGATCGTGATCGCTTGAGGCTCCGGAAGCTCGAGGTAGGCGGTGACGGTCGTGATGGCCCGGGAGGTGTGCCCGATGAGCTCGCGGAGCGTCCACTCGCCGAGGCCCGGTCCGTCGAGCAGCTCGCGCGGCACCCGCCGGACGAGCTCCGCGAGATCGCTGACGGCGTCGTCGAATCGCACGGTCATGCGCGCATGTTGGCACGCCGTTCGGGCGGCGGCAACGGTGCCGCCAGAATGGCCGGGTGAGCATCCTCGACCCGGTCGTCCTGACGCATCCGCTCGTCACCCTCGAGCCGCTCGGCCACGAGCACGCGCCGGCGCTCGCCGACGCGGCCGCCGAGGGGGAGCTCTGGCGCCGCGCCTGGTACACGAGCGTGCCGGAGCCGGGCGAGGTCGCCGCCGAGATCGATCGGCGGCTCGCGCTCCACCGCGCCGGATCGATGGTGCCGTGGGCGATCGTCGTCGGCGGGCGTGCCGTCGGCATGACCACCTACATGCACGTCGAGCCGGAGACGCCGCGGCTCGAGGTCGGCTCGACGTGGATGGCGGTCTCGGCGCAGGGATCGGGCGTGAACCCCGCGATCAAGCTCATGATGCTCGAGCGCGCGTTCGACGAGCTCGGCTGCGTCGCTGTCGAGCTCCGAACCCACTGGCACAACCGGCAGTCGCGCGACGCGATCGAGCGGCTCGGCGCGAAGCTCGACGGCGTGCTGCGCAGCCACCAGGTCTACAAGGGCACGCTGCGCGACACGGTCGTCTACTCGATCATCGCCTCGGAGTGGCCGGCCGTGCGGCGGGGGCTCGAGGCACGGCTCGAGGCACGGCTCGGAGCCCGGCTCGACGTGCGCTGAGCCAGCCCGCTCGCGGCTGGCTCCCCAGGAACGCGGAGCCGGCGTCGTTGGCCTCCCTCCATCGCGCCGCGACCGCGGTGCGGGGAGGAGCCTGCGTGACCCGCATCGACCGGCGGCCCGGACTCCCGCCTGCCGAGGCGCCGAGGGCGGTCGATGCACCCGTGCGACTCGTCGCGGCGTGGATGGCGCTCACCGCGATCGTCGCGCTCGCGATGGCGAGCCTCTCGACGCCGACCTCGGTGGTCGGTTGGGTGGCGCTCGCGATCGCGGCGCCGGTCGTCGGGCTCGCGCTCCTGACCGGTTCGCGGCACGTCGCGCTGCTCCTCGCGGCGAGGCGCGCGTCGACCGCCGCTCCCCGCGTCGACGCGGCGTCGAGCGACGAGCGCGTCGCGATCCTGTTCCCGGTCGTCGACGACTTCCGCGCCGACGTCGTGCGGCGCTCCGCCGAGCAGTCGCACCCCGGCACCCGCACGGTCGTGCTTGACGACTCCTCGCTGCCCGAGACGCGCGAGCGCATCGACGCGCTCGTCGCCGAGGGCCTCGTCGAGGTGCACCGGCGCTCGGGCAGCGGTGGCGCGAAGGCCGGCAACCTCAACGCGTGGCTCGACCGGCACGGCGACGAGGTCGACTGCATCGTCGTGCTCGACGCCGACCAGGAGATCCCGGACGACTTCGTCGAGCGCGGGCTCGCGCGCTTCGCCCTGCACCCGGATGCGGCGGTCGTCCAGGGCAGCATCGGCATGCGCCGCGCGGGCACGT is a window of Agrococcus sp. Marseille-Q4369 DNA encoding:
- a CDS encoding adenylosuccinate synthase, which codes for MPGIVIVGAQWGDEGKGKATDLLGSRTDFVVKFNGGNNAGHTVVVGDEKYALHLLPSGILTPGVTPVIGNGVVIDLEVLFHELEALSARGVDVSRLRISANAHIITDYHRTLDKVTERFLGKRSIGTTGRGIGPAYADKINRVGIRVQDLFDESILRQKIEGALDSKNHLLTKVYNRRAVTCDEIFDDLTSYVERLRPMVADTGLELSRALDDGRTVVFEAGQATMLDIDHGTYPFVTSSTATAAGAASGSGIAPSRLDRVIGIVKAYTTRVGAGPFPTELFDEWGELLRKQGFEFGTTTGRPRRCGWNDTVLTRYASRINGLTDIVLTKLDVLTGIESIPVCVAYDVDGERFDELPVSQSDFHHAKPIYESLPGWSEDITGARELSDLPANARAYVRFLEERSGSRISAIGVGADREAIVQVHDLID
- a CDS encoding glycosyltransferase 87 family protein, with translation MTGQTNDRAAVAPRIIRRAQAADFADRMLTRRWLVRAFLLLHGASLLALLPAIIAGGTVGDLPLYREWAMAAFEGDEIVGIDADWVYPLLAWLPIGAANLLGAPLYQLLWFLMTAALNWWAVWVLSDGGRSRRGMLAAHAFMLGFLLLSPVALLRLEGITGPLVIVGLVWLSRRPLVAGALLAVATWIKVWPAMVIAAIVAVHRDRWLVVLAGFGVTAATAAISATLGGIPHLMSFLTMQTDRALQLEAPIATPWVWAAALDVFGSRVYQNRALATREVVGPLDGGAILLSTPLLIAAVACIAVLLLWARRRGADSRELLLVGAFALVAASIVFNKVGSPQYLLWLLPIAAVAMARPTAWWRRMTALLLVTSLLTTLVFPIFYMPLVRLEWFAVLLLSARNLLLVALLLAAIAKLVQLGRAGGLGSRATVSTNTEPLAIV
- the gdhA gene encoding NADP-specific glutamate dehydrogenase; its protein translation is MSQLHPHLEPVYADVLHRNPGEAEFHQAVFEVLESLGPVVSKRPDYVDAQILNRIVEPERQIIFRVPWIDDAGVVQINRGFRVQFNSALGPYKGGLRFHPSVYLGIIKFLGFEQIFKNSLTGLPIGGGKGGSDFDPKGKSDSEIMRFCQSFMTELRTHIGQYTDVPAGDMGVGGRELGYMFGQYKRLTNEYESGVLTGKGITWGGSQVRKEATGYGTVYFLEEVLRSRGESFEGKRVVVSGSGNVAIYAIEKVQQLGGTVIACSDSSGFVVDERGIDLELVKEIKEVRRGRMAEYVERRPHASFTADASIWTVPCDIAVPCATQNELDEDDAATLVRNGCTVVGEGANMPATQGAARVFAAAGIAFAPGKAVNAGGVATSALEMQQNASRDSWTFDHTDARLREIMQGIHDRCAETAEEYGRPGDYVAGANIAGFNRVADAMLALGVI
- a CDS encoding maleylpyruvate isomerase N-terminal domain-containing protein, whose amino-acid sequence is MTVRFDDAVSDLAELVRRVPRELLDGPGLGEWTLRELIGHTSRAITTVTAYLELPEPQAITIHSASEYLEVVLRQHGDDEAILLRGRAAGAALGDDLAAEIEAMHVEAATAIAAAGLDRRIAIGGGATIAMRLGEYLRTRVFELTVHGIDIADAAGIAWAPVPAHVLDALHLAAANASARGAGIEALRLLTGRRPDAGLEGVLRAGA
- a CDS encoding GNAT family protein; translation: MSILDPVVLTHPLVTLEPLGHEHAPALADAAAEGELWRRAWYTSVPEPGEVAAEIDRRLALHRAGSMVPWAIVVGGRAVGMTTYMHVEPETPRLEVGSTWMAVSAQGSGVNPAIKLMMLERAFDELGCVAVELRTHWHNRQSRDAIERLGAKLDGVLRSHQVYKGTLRDTVVYSIIASEWPAVRRGLEARLEARLGARLDVR